In a single window of the Chitinivibrio alkaliphilus ACht1 genome:
- a CDS encoding polysaccharide lyase produces the protein MNYPWNSVIFSSRVRVALFFSVLALGASEPLLFVDFNDHSPGPYTQAMAEADFPNAQWYMGMEQGRGEIVQGAQEGEQALRMVYPGNTFGPHENGIQIKAVLSETVDTAWAVYTVRFEEGFDFVRGGKLPGLCGGDCITGGQTPDGTNGWSARIMWRSEGDGVQYVYLPDHRAADFPWNYVLPQKRFEPEKWHTVVTRIIMNTPGESDGSIYSWFDGELSLVREDLTFRDIEELAIDVFYISTFFGGSSQDWAPPYDVYAEYGSFLVSQDQATPKPQALFSTSHTTGVVPFAVGIDSRMSLGRDLSYRLEFGSDGVVSDSAVDTKKITAPGIYTLAAQVTDSLGQTSRETTTLYALDSLDAIASTQWQGVDFQDTLADSEKYLNMRVTILDTGSTVYVGPAIREDVDGEWHLFGSLRIQDGLAAALNGDTREYDTAHGVVLEDDSITVSFRMNYDEMTYSVWIDDEQIGGAYPYRGYSLAMSHYGIGADSDYAARISQVGTGYSRELDEPVRLHSVVDSSRPLSRPDYSLRAQGMVLSFTHFGSAEAKVHLYDPAGKALTSFSAQGVTPVELSLPAKGVYVYRVETEGRQSTGSFRVSP, from the coding sequence ATGAACTATCCATGGAACAGTGTTATATTCTCATCCCGTGTACGGGTCGCTCTTTTTTTCTCTGTCCTTGCCCTGGGAGCATCAGAACCACTTCTCTTTGTAGATTTTAACGACCATTCTCCCGGGCCCTATACCCAGGCCATGGCTGAGGCTGATTTTCCCAATGCGCAGTGGTATATGGGCATGGAACAGGGGCGTGGTGAGATTGTCCAAGGGGCCCAAGAGGGTGAACAGGCCTTACGTATGGTCTATCCCGGAAACACCTTTGGCCCCCACGAAAACGGAATTCAGATAAAGGCAGTTCTTTCAGAGACCGTTGATACGGCATGGGCAGTGTATACGGTACGTTTTGAAGAGGGCTTTGACTTTGTGCGGGGCGGAAAGCTTCCCGGCCTGTGCGGAGGGGACTGTATCACCGGTGGTCAGACACCTGATGGGACCAATGGATGGAGCGCTCGTATCATGTGGCGCTCAGAGGGGGATGGAGTGCAATATGTCTATCTGCCCGATCACCGGGCGGCTGATTTTCCCTGGAATTATGTCCTGCCGCAAAAACGCTTTGAGCCTGAAAAATGGCACACCGTGGTAACCCGAATTATCATGAACACCCCCGGTGAGTCAGATGGGTCAATATACTCATGGTTTGACGGTGAACTGTCCCTTGTACGTGAAGATCTAACCTTTCGTGATATTGAAGAGCTTGCCATTGATGTCTTCTATATTTCCACTTTCTTTGGCGGAAGTTCCCAGGACTGGGCACCCCCCTACGATGTGTACGCTGAATACGGCTCATTTCTGGTTTCACAGGATCAGGCAACCCCCAAACCACAGGCCCTTTTTTCCACCAGTCACACCACGGGGGTTGTTCCCTTTGCAGTGGGTATTGACAGTCGTATGAGCCTTGGACGGGATCTTTCATACCGCCTGGAATTCGGCAGTGATGGTGTCGTCTCTGATTCAGCCGTTGATACAAAAAAGATTACCGCGCCGGGAATCTACACCTTGGCTGCGCAGGTCACAGACTCCCTTGGGCAAACATCCCGTGAGACCACCACCCTCTACGCCCTAGACTCCCTTGATGCCATTGCATCCACACAGTGGCAGGGGGTAGACTTTCAGGATACCCTTGCTGATTCGGAAAAATATCTTAATATGCGTGTTACCATTCTTGATACGGGGTCAACCGTCTATGTCGGCCCGGCTATACGGGAAGATGTTGACGGAGAGTGGCATCTCTTTGGTTCACTGCGGATACAGGATGGTCTTGCCGCAGCTCTCAACGGGGACACACGGGAATATGACACGGCCCATGGGGTGGTTCTTGAGGATGACAGTATTACCGTGAGTTTTCGCATGAATTATGATGAAATGACCTACTCGGTGTGGATTGATGATGAGCAGATTGGCGGAGCGTATCCCTATCGTGGCTACTCCCTGGCGATGTCTCACTATGGTATCGGAGCAGACTCCGATTATGCAGCACGTATCAGTCAGGTAGGCACGGGATATTCGAGAGAGTTGGATGAGCCCGTACGTCTTCATTCCGTCGTAGATTCTTCCCGCCCACTCTCTCGGCCAGACTACTCCCTAAGGGCACAGGGGATGGTTTTGTCCTTTACTCATTTTGGGAGTGCTGAGGCAAAGGTACACCTGTATGATCCTGCCGGGAAAGCCCTTACCAGCTTTTCTGCACAGGGTGTTACGCCCGTGGAGCTTTCTCTTCCTGCAAAGGGAGTGTATGTATATCGTGTTGAAACGGAGGGGAGGCAGAGCACGGGCTCTTTCCGTGTCTCTCCCTGA
- a CDS encoding EcoRII N-terminal effector-binding domain-containing protein, which translates to MITRTNAIEKMLSRNDTGETGGHQAGILIPKKPEILSFFPELNNEEKNPRFLIAFHDHMGEQWSFSFIYYNNKFFGGTRNEYRLTGMTRYMSAYNLKSGDTLTLSRDVNGFYSVKYQKDGVKKIGSGPLKLSNSWKVVKI; encoded by the coding sequence ATGATAACAAGAACAAATGCTATTGAAAAAATGCTGAGTCGCAATGATACAGGTGAAACAGGTGGTCATCAGGCTGGCATTCTCATCCCTAAAAAGCCAGAGATCCTGTCCTTTTTTCCTGAACTGAATAATGAGGAGAAGAATCCAAGGTTCCTTATTGCCTTCCATGATCACATGGGTGAACAGTGGTCATTCTCCTTCATCTACTATAACAACAAGTTTTTTGGTGGTACCCGGAACGAATATCGTCTGACCGGCATGACTAGGTATATGAGTGCATACAATCTTAAGTCGGGGGATACACTCACTCTGTCTAGGGATGTAAATGGCTTTTACTCGGTGAAATATCAGAAAGACGGAGTTAAAAAAATTGGCTCTGGTCCGCTGAAGCTCAGTAATTCATGGAAAGTTGTTAAAATATAG
- a CDS encoding glycoside hydrolase family 16 protein yields MKKCMVLLAVVLCGGSLLGDDVPVNLIDGFMAEFDAPEPTKNVEYFSYGSGGNQADFTWYAGVESAREEGTRTLALTMDSEDAPGAWQGPNMNTGFTQFGTYATRVRIPHTDDQPNVGGVVGFYTFYNDEWAEDMENDWTGTGLYDNSEIDFEWLIADPEVLYLSAYTDYHGPTGETRQVSRILNLAEGHIYSTTYRERLGSDGVDLHGAENYPETIPAIENFNAADRFYTYGFDWEPDRIRWWILHPETKDTVVLWDYQGPQERITQKPARLMLNIWHTDSWSVITNPHSTEAPQADTFSVEFDWVSYDPLDDETGAIVHEGGHSASSLVRVEHGAEGGVLHFAEKGVHHVVLYDLAGARLAAYSVGDRAWQLPRFTGPVILGITSSTGRQEYRRIVPRP; encoded by the coding sequence ATGAAAAAATGTATGGTGTTGTTGGCAGTGGTGCTGTGTGGAGGATCTCTTCTGGGAGATGATGTCCCCGTGAATCTTATTGACGGATTCATGGCGGAGTTTGACGCTCCTGAACCCACAAAGAATGTGGAATATTTCAGCTACGGATCCGGGGGAAATCAGGCTGATTTTACCTGGTATGCCGGTGTTGAGTCTGCCCGTGAGGAGGGAACACGAACCCTTGCCCTTACCATGGACTCAGAGGATGCCCCCGGTGCGTGGCAGGGGCCCAATATGAATACGGGGTTTACGCAATTTGGTACCTACGCTACGCGGGTACGTATCCCCCATACGGATGATCAGCCCAACGTTGGCGGTGTGGTGGGGTTTTACACCTTCTATAATGATGAATGGGCGGAGGATATGGAGAATGACTGGACAGGGACGGGTCTCTACGATAACAGTGAGATAGATTTTGAATGGCTTATCGCAGATCCGGAGGTGCTCTATCTTTCCGCGTATACGGATTATCACGGCCCCACGGGGGAGACCCGCCAGGTTTCCCGTATTCTCAATCTTGCCGAAGGGCATATCTATTCCACCACCTATCGGGAACGTCTCGGCAGCGATGGGGTAGATCTGCACGGGGCGGAAAATTATCCTGAAACCATTCCGGCCATAGAAAATTTCAACGCTGCGGATCGCTTTTATACCTACGGATTTGACTGGGAGCCCGATCGAATTCGCTGGTGGATACTGCATCCGGAAACAAAGGATACGGTGGTCCTCTGGGATTATCAGGGGCCCCAGGAGCGCATCACCCAGAAACCGGCCCGGCTCATGCTCAATATCTGGCATACAGACAGTTGGTCGGTAATTACCAATCCCCACTCCACGGAGGCACCGCAGGCAGACACCTTCAGTGTTGAGTTTGATTGGGTGAGCTATGACCCCCTGGATGATGAGACAGGGGCGATCGTTCATGAAGGTGGGCACTCCGCTTCTTCCCTCGTACGGGTAGAACATGGTGCAGAAGGAGGTGTTCTCCATTTTGCTGAAAAAGGTGTACATCACGTTGTCCTGTATGATCTTGCCGGTGCTCGTTTGGCTGCCTATAGCGTGGGAGATCGAGCGTGGCAGCTGCCTCGATTTACGGGGCCGGTTATTCTTGGTATCACCTCTTCTACGGGAAGACAAGAGTATCGGCGCATTGTTCCACGACCGTAA
- a CDS encoding helix-turn-helix domain-containing protein — MIKKNFLQNKTYARFLAIAGILMAVISTVHFFVHPLEIIPGVTPLEIESYADSDDYAEGSSAVLDIQKNPGYLGMLYRIGEERQFPYAGIALSRPDTSFWDLTRYDRVRIHVNPEMSAPFTLLCATMVEGFSTSDAALTWRLFQEDISDVSVEIDLSLSDLRTPVWWFQENRIPQNRNRESLGRVRQIRFQSHPQTPRNAPMRLHIEKIRFYRSFHGYLLWWGVSALLILPLLVSRHRKKSVLSYTPLDVSSQLAEDLGIIEEYLGREYSRLDMSLQRAIGETGLSEKRIRTVLQKGRGMGFKEYLDTLRIEEAARLLRETDRQINEIALYTGYRHPTTFTKIFRRFHGCSPREYRQKNSS, encoded by the coding sequence ATGATTAAGAAAAACTTTCTACAAAATAAAACCTATGCCCGGTTTTTGGCCATTGCGGGTATCCTTATGGCCGTGATTTCCACGGTGCATTTTTTTGTCCATCCACTGGAAATAATTCCCGGTGTAACACCCCTTGAGATAGAATCCTATGCCGATAGTGACGACTATGCAGAGGGGAGCTCTGCAGTGCTGGATATACAGAAAAACCCGGGATATCTTGGAATGCTCTATCGCATCGGTGAAGAGCGCCAGTTTCCCTATGCGGGTATTGCCCTGAGTAGGCCCGATACCTCTTTCTGGGACCTTACCCGATATGATCGGGTGCGCATACATGTGAATCCGGAGATGAGCGCCCCCTTTACCCTTCTTTGTGCTACCATGGTGGAGGGGTTTTCCACTTCCGATGCAGCCTTGACATGGCGGCTTTTTCAGGAGGATATCAGCGATGTTTCCGTAGAAATTGATCTTTCCCTTTCAGATCTGCGGACCCCCGTATGGTGGTTTCAGGAAAACCGCATCCCCCAAAACAGAAATCGTGAAAGCCTTGGACGGGTACGACAGATCCGTTTTCAAAGTCATCCACAGACTCCCCGCAATGCTCCCATGCGCCTGCACATAGAAAAGATCCGTTTTTACCGATCCTTTCATGGATATCTTCTCTGGTGGGGGGTATCGGCACTCCTTATTCTCCCCCTGCTTGTTTCCCGCCACAGAAAAAAAAGCGTGCTCTCCTATACCCCCCTGGATGTGTCTTCTCAGCTGGCGGAGGACCTGGGTATTATCGAAGAATATCTGGGACGGGAGTATTCCCGCCTTGACATGTCTTTACAGAGGGCTATCGGGGAAACGGGGCTTTCTGAAAAAAGGATTCGCACGGTACTGCAAAAGGGGCGGGGCATGGGTTTTAAGGAGTATCTTGACACCCTTCGCATAGAGGAAGCGGCGCGTTTGCTCCGTGAGACTGACCGGCAGATCAATGAAATAGCCCTCTATACGGGATATCGCCATCCCACCACCTTTACAAAAATATTTCGTCGCTTCCATGGGTGTTCCCCCCGGGAGTATCGGCAAAAAAACTCATCCTGA
- the dcm gene encoding DNA (cytosine-5-)-methyltransferase: MKHSLAIEKSITALEEFAEDKELRAALTHWLQNPEKLPPLFNKYHKQIVISELIDGYSAPNKFKSKLSVAEDEEPYQLKLPIVWDDLPYPPPEKWNFTFIDLFAGIGGFRQAFQSVGGKCVFTSEWDKYAKKTYEANYGETPYGDIRKINKSDIPDHDVLCAGFPCQPFSLAGVSKKNSLGRKHGFEDETQGTLFFEIKEILRIKRPKAFILENVKNLLSHNKGETFEVIRHALEENLGYVINWKVVDGANWVPQHRERIFIVGYDPKQIKIEKEEIVIPIAPGAEYSYPTLPSIIHKKLAGYTLGPGTWDTLERHKANHAAKGNGFGYGIHRFPIADDTVTRTISARYHKDGAEILIAQKGDRPRRLSVEEAMQLQGYDPEHFVFPVSKTQAYKQIGNSVVVPAIRSAAKEIAKIFKERG, from the coding sequence ATGAAGCATAGCCTTGCAATTGAAAAGTCAATAACTGCACTAGAAGAGTTCGCGGAAGACAAAGAATTAAGAGCGGCCTTAACGCATTGGTTGCAAAACCCTGAGAAATTACCACCTCTTTTTAATAAATATCATAAACAGATTGTTATTTCAGAGCTAATTGATGGTTATAGTGCTCCCAATAAATTCAAATCCAAATTATCAGTAGCGGAAGATGAAGAACCTTACCAACTTAAATTGCCCATTGTCTGGGATGATCTTCCTTATCCACCGCCTGAAAAATGGAATTTTACATTTATTGATCTCTTTGCCGGTATAGGTGGTTTTCGGCAAGCGTTTCAAAGTGTAGGTGGTAAATGTGTGTTCACGAGTGAATGGGATAAATACGCAAAAAAGACTTATGAAGCTAATTATGGCGAAACTCCATACGGTGACATTCGAAAAATAAATAAATCAGATATCCCTGATCACGATGTGCTTTGTGCCGGTTTTCCCTGTCAGCCGTTTTCTCTGGCAGGTGTTTCGAAGAAGAACTCGCTTGGACGTAAGCATGGATTTGAGGATGAAACCCAAGGAACGCTGTTCTTTGAAATTAAAGAGATTCTTCGTATCAAACGACCGAAGGCATTTATCCTAGAAAACGTGAAGAACCTGCTCTCACATAACAAAGGTGAAACATTTGAAGTAATCCGGCATGCGCTGGAAGAAAACCTTGGGTATGTAATCAACTGGAAAGTGGTTGACGGAGCAAATTGGGTCCCACAACACCGCGAAAGAATCTTCATTGTTGGATATGACCCCAAACAGATAAAGATAGAGAAGGAGGAGATTGTCATTCCTATAGCACCTGGAGCTGAATACAGCTATCCGACCCTACCTTCGATTATTCACAAAAAACTTGCTGGATACACTCTCGGTCCGGGCACATGGGATACCCTAGAGCGTCACAAAGCAAACCACGCCGCTAAAGGAAATGGATTTGGCTATGGTATTCATCGCTTTCCAATCGCCGATGATACTGTTACCAGGACAATCTCCGCTAGGTACCATAAGGATGGGGCTGAGATTCTGATTGCTCAAAAGGGCGACCGCCCAAGACGACTATCTGTGGAAGAAGCAATGCAGCTCCAAGGATATGATCCTGAACACTTTGTGTTCCCGGTCTCCAAGACCCAGGCGTACAAACAGATCGGCAATAGCGTAGTTGTTCCGGCCATCCGCTCTGCAGCTAAAGAAATAGCCAAAATATTTAAAGAAAGAGGCTGA
- a CDS encoding DEAD/DEAH box helicase, translating into MGDLREHTEDFFKTWVLSDGVVAIQLTKKQYSVSAADIVRVEFKGYQRAAGVVVDAKPSDHLPVLRFNRFPCELRIKLLMPTSPLQRPAVELCASSSGRSFSIEQVPYSDQIIVGTNSWYPLIPENIQDIRSILNEIKADGSGPVTLRQALELTKMDSSLVSVETASELPNDCRISDGGCDQALELLSCNGFQADLYPYQKNGFSWLKSISEEGLGCVLADEMGLGKTLQVIAVLSYFKVDWNQPALIIAPATLLENWRREFARFSPGMTVYVHSGNERTGFPSQLKKYDIVVCSYDTAVRDQGLFGMIEWGFVVLDEAQAIKNPETRRAIAAKGLKRRVAIAVTGTPVENKLADLWSIMDFSCPGLLGSREAFDHIYGDDYQSAEKLETVVSPLMLRRRVADVATDLPEKIIIPQPVNMSDAEIGQYDLIRQQVADEYGKSATLISLLRLRQFCTHPILLEDETNDAHISPMQSSKFCRLLEILEEIVLNKEKAIIFTSFIAMSDLLTSELPMRFSIPSWQIDGRTPVVERQEVVDTFSAVAGSAVLILNPRAAGTGLNITAANHVIHYTLEWNPAVEDQATARAFRRGQILPVTVHRLFYPDTVEEVINDRLDRKRQLAEVAVVGTEAPEVETADIARALQLSPINTPKGVKQ; encoded by the coding sequence ATGGGGGATCTGCGGGAACACACAGAAGATTTCTTCAAAACCTGGGTGCTTTCAGATGGAGTCGTGGCCATACAGCTTACGAAAAAACAGTATTCTGTTAGCGCCGCAGACATTGTACGTGTTGAATTCAAGGGGTATCAGAGGGCTGCCGGTGTGGTGGTGGATGCAAAACCGTCAGATCACTTGCCTGTTCTTCGCTTTAACCGTTTCCCATGTGAATTGAGAATAAAGCTCCTGATGCCGACCAGCCCGTTGCAGCGGCCGGCAGTGGAACTGTGTGCTTCTTCAAGTGGCCGTTCCTTTTCCATTGAACAGGTTCCTTACTCAGACCAGATCATCGTTGGCACCAACAGCTGGTATCCACTTATTCCTGAAAACATTCAAGACATCCGCTCAATCCTGAATGAAATCAAGGCCGATGGTTCAGGACCAGTTACTCTTAGGCAGGCTCTGGAACTCACGAAGATGGATTCATCATTGGTTTCTGTTGAAACTGCATCAGAACTTCCAAATGACTGCAGAATATCCGATGGTGGATGCGATCAGGCACTTGAGCTCCTTTCATGTAACGGCTTCCAGGCCGACTTGTACCCCTACCAGAAAAATGGTTTTTCCTGGCTAAAGAGTATTTCTGAAGAAGGGCTTGGATGTGTTCTGGCTGATGAAATGGGCTTGGGTAAAACTCTTCAGGTCATTGCTGTTCTGAGTTATTTCAAGGTTGACTGGAATCAACCTGCACTGATTATTGCTCCGGCCACGCTTCTTGAAAACTGGCGAAGGGAGTTTGCTCGATTCTCTCCCGGAATGACGGTTTATGTCCATTCAGGCAACGAACGTACCGGCTTCCCTTCACAACTGAAGAAGTATGATATTGTTGTGTGTTCATACGACACAGCTGTCAGGGACCAGGGACTATTTGGCATGATAGAGTGGGGATTTGTCGTTTTGGATGAAGCCCAAGCGATCAAAAACCCAGAAACACGCCGGGCTATAGCTGCCAAGGGACTGAAAAGACGGGTCGCTATTGCTGTTACAGGGACTCCCGTTGAGAACAAACTGGCGGATCTCTGGTCCATCATGGACTTCTCCTGCCCGGGCCTGTTAGGTTCCCGCGAGGCATTTGACCACATCTATGGTGATGACTATCAAAGCGCGGAGAAGCTTGAAACCGTCGTCTCCCCACTCATGCTCCGACGCAGAGTTGCTGATGTGGCCACTGATCTTCCAGAGAAGATCATTATACCGCAGCCGGTCAATATGAGTGACGCCGAGATAGGGCAATACGATCTCATAAGACAACAGGTCGCTGACGAATATGGAAAGTCTGCCACTCTGATCTCCCTGTTGCGCCTGCGTCAGTTCTGCACTCATCCGATTCTCTTGGAGGATGAAACGAATGATGCACACATATCTCCAATGCAGAGCTCGAAATTCTGTCGTTTGCTCGAAATCCTTGAAGAAATAGTTCTAAACAAAGAAAAGGCTATCATCTTTACTTCGTTCATTGCCATGTCTGATCTGTTGACCAGTGAGTTGCCAATGCGCTTCTCCATTCCATCTTGGCAAATTGATGGAAGAACACCTGTAGTAGAAAGGCAGGAAGTGGTCGATACATTTTCTGCTGTTGCCGGTTCTGCTGTGCTGATTTTGAATCCAAGGGCTGCGGGAACAGGGCTGAACATAACTGCTGCCAACCATGTGATTCACTATACACTTGAATGGAATCCGGCAGTCGAGGACCAAGCAACTGCACGTGCTTTTCGGCGGGGCCAAATCCTGCCTGTTACTGTCCACCGTCTTTTCTATCCAGATACAGTGGAAGAAGTCATTAACGATCGTCTGGATCGGAAACGCCAACTTGCGGAGGTAGCTGTAGTCGGTACCGAAGCTCCGGAGGTGGAAACCGCAGATATTGCAAGGGCACTTCAGCTATCACCAATCAATACGCCGAAAGGAGTGAAACAGTGA